The following coding sequences lie in one Isoptericola variabilis 225 genomic window:
- a CDS encoding glycerophosphodiester phosphodiesterase family protein yields the protein MSLGPAVPAGGGPAVVAHRGNSAVAPQNTLAALEAAWRAGAGSIEIDVRLTRDGEVVVIHDETVDATTSGTGALADLDLAAVRELDAGSWFSPAYAGQRVPTFAEVVELLLARPGVELLLEVKGAWTAEQVRRLTTPLRDAGLADRVVAQSFWPETVAALREVEPGLRRGLLVAALDDGLLARCAELGVVACNPLGTLLLEDPGLVDRLHDAGLQVTVWTLNEPEEWAQAVRLGVDGIITDRPDRLVGWLAGVRVGAGREGRVRSRWRLEETSKRGGRALGGTPADRTLGVQPTLA from the coding sequence GTGAGCCTCGGTCCGGCCGTCCCGGCCGGCGGCGGACCCGCCGTCGTCGCGCACCGCGGCAACAGCGCGGTCGCCCCGCAGAACACGCTCGCCGCGCTCGAGGCGGCGTGGCGCGCGGGCGCGGGCAGCATCGAGATCGACGTCCGGCTCACCCGGGACGGCGAGGTCGTCGTCATCCACGACGAGACCGTCGACGCGACGACGTCGGGCACCGGGGCGCTCGCCGACCTCGACCTCGCCGCCGTGCGGGAGCTCGACGCCGGGTCCTGGTTCTCGCCCGCCTACGCGGGCCAGCGGGTCCCGACGTTCGCCGAGGTGGTCGAGCTGCTGCTCGCCCGCCCGGGCGTCGAGCTGCTGCTCGAGGTCAAGGGCGCCTGGACGGCCGAGCAGGTCCGGCGCCTGACGACGCCGCTGCGCGACGCCGGGCTCGCGGACCGGGTCGTGGCGCAGAGCTTCTGGCCGGAGACGGTCGCGGCGCTGCGCGAGGTGGAGCCGGGGCTGCGGCGCGGGCTGCTGGTCGCGGCGCTCGACGACGGGCTGCTGGCCCGGTGCGCCGAGCTGGGCGTCGTGGCGTGCAACCCGCTGGGCACGCTCCTGCTCGAGGACCCGGGGCTGGTCGACCGCCTCCACGACGCGGGCCTCCAGGTCACGGTGTGGACCCTGAACGAGCCGGAGGAGTGGGCGCAGGCGGTGCGGCTCGGCGTGGACGGGATCATCACCGACCGTCCCGACCGGCTGGTCGGCTGGCTTGCCGGCGTGCGCGTGGGGGCCGGCCGTGAAGGGCGTGTGCGCTCCCGGTGGCGTTTGGAGGAAACCTCCAAACGCGGGGGGCGAGCCTTGGGCGGCACACCGGCAGACCGCACCCTCGGGGTGCAACCTACGCTTGCGTAG
- a CDS encoding alpha-ketoacid dehydrogenase subunit beta — protein MSTQTLTFARAITEGLRAALEQDEKVMLMGEDIGRLGGVFRVTDGLQKDFGEDRVVDTPLAESGILGTAIGLALRGYRPVCEIQFDGFVFPAYDQITTQLAKMRYRSRGRVEVPVVVRIPFGGGIGAVEHHSESPEALFAHTAGLRVVSPATPQDAYDMIRAAIVSPDPVLFFEPKGRYWSKGEVTLGAPVPDGVLDTARVARSGDDVTLVAYGPTVATALKAAEALAAEGTSAEVVDLRAVSPLDVPAVAASVRKTGRCVVVHEAPSFLGVGAEIAARVSDECFYSLEAPVQRVGGFHAPYPVAKLEHEYLPSVDRVLDAVDRALSF, from the coding sequence GTGAGCACCCAGACCCTCACGTTCGCGCGCGCCATCACCGAGGGCCTGCGCGCCGCGCTCGAGCAGGACGAGAAGGTCATGCTCATGGGCGAGGACATCGGCCGCCTGGGCGGCGTCTTCCGCGTGACCGACGGGCTGCAGAAGGACTTCGGCGAGGACCGGGTGGTCGACACCCCGCTCGCGGAGTCCGGGATCCTCGGCACCGCGATCGGCCTCGCGCTGCGCGGCTACCGGCCCGTGTGCGAGATCCAGTTCGACGGCTTCGTCTTCCCCGCCTACGACCAGATCACGACCCAGCTCGCCAAGATGCGCTACCGCTCGCGCGGCCGGGTCGAGGTGCCCGTCGTCGTGCGCATCCCCTTCGGCGGCGGCATCGGCGCGGTCGAGCACCACTCCGAGTCGCCCGAGGCGCTGTTCGCGCACACGGCCGGCCTGCGCGTGGTGTCGCCCGCCACGCCGCAGGACGCGTACGACATGATCCGCGCCGCGATCGTCTCGCCCGACCCTGTGCTGTTCTTCGAGCCCAAGGGCCGCTACTGGTCCAAGGGCGAGGTGACGCTCGGCGCACCCGTGCCCGACGGCGTGCTCGACACCGCGCGCGTCGCCCGGTCCGGCGACGACGTCACGCTCGTCGCGTACGGGCCGACGGTAGCGACCGCGCTCAAGGCCGCCGAGGCGCTCGCCGCCGAGGGCACGAGCGCCGAGGTCGTCGACCTGCGCGCCGTCTCGCCGCTCGACGTGCCCGCCGTCGCCGCCTCGGTCCGCAAGACCGGGCGCTGCGTCGTCGTCCACGAGGCGCCGTCGTTCCTCGGCGTGGGCGCCGAGATCGCCGCGCGCGTGAGCGACGAGTGCTTCTACTCGCTCGAGGCGCCCGTGCAGCGCGTGGGCGGCTTCCACGCGCCGTACCCCGTCGCCAAGCTCGAGCACGAGTACCTGCCGAGCGTGGACCGCGTGCTCGACGCCGTCGACCGCGCCCTGTCCTTCTGA
- the pdhA gene encoding pyruvate dehydrogenase (acetyl-transferring) E1 component subunit alpha, which yields MKNDATGGSDVAPADVTPLVQLVAPDGSRVVEADNAVFRERVAHLTVEDLRAMYRDMALTRRFDDEATALQRQGELALYAQSRGQEAAQVGSGRALAGQDYVFPSYREHGVLHVRGVDPVDRLRLYRGEDHGGWDPNEHNVHLYTLVIGSHALHATGYAMGLQRDGLVGTGDAARDTAVVTYFGDGATSQGDVNEALVFAAVNNAPVVFFCQNNQWAISEPTTKQSRVPIYKRGEGFGVPSVRVDGNDVLACYAVTAEALERAHSGGGPTFVEAYTYRMGAHTTSDDPTRYRDRAEEEHWRRRDPLERLEALLRAEGGWDEEWAAALQAEADAYGERLRDGVRALGAPPAETMFDNVYATDHAQVTAERAWFREYEAATAGEEVAR from the coding sequence GTGAAGAACGACGCCACCGGCGGGTCCGACGTCGCACCCGCGGACGTCACGCCCCTCGTCCAGCTCGTCGCGCCCGACGGCAGCCGCGTCGTCGAAGCCGACAACGCCGTGTTCCGCGAGCGCGTCGCGCACCTCACCGTCGAGGACCTGCGCGCGATGTACCGCGACATGGCCCTCACCCGGAGGTTCGACGACGAGGCCACCGCCCTGCAGCGCCAGGGCGAGCTCGCGCTCTACGCGCAGAGCCGCGGCCAGGAGGCTGCCCAGGTCGGGTCGGGCCGCGCGCTCGCCGGCCAGGACTACGTCTTTCCCAGCTACCGCGAGCACGGCGTGCTGCACGTGCGCGGCGTCGACCCCGTCGACCGGCTGCGCCTGTACCGCGGCGAGGACCACGGCGGCTGGGACCCGAACGAGCACAACGTGCACCTGTACACGCTCGTCATCGGGTCGCACGCGCTGCACGCCACGGGCTACGCGATGGGGCTGCAGCGCGACGGGCTCGTCGGCACGGGCGACGCCGCGCGCGACACCGCGGTCGTCACGTACTTCGGCGACGGCGCCACGAGCCAGGGCGACGTCAACGAGGCGCTCGTCTTCGCGGCCGTGAACAACGCGCCGGTCGTGTTCTTCTGCCAGAACAACCAGTGGGCGATCTCCGAGCCGACCACGAAGCAGTCGCGCGTGCCGATCTACAAGCGCGGCGAGGGCTTCGGCGTGCCGAGCGTGCGGGTCGACGGCAACGACGTGCTGGCCTGCTACGCGGTCACCGCCGAGGCGCTCGAGCGCGCGCACTCCGGCGGCGGGCCGACGTTCGTCGAGGCGTACACCTACCGCATGGGCGCGCACACGACGTCGGACGACCCGACGCGCTACCGCGACCGGGCCGAGGAGGAGCACTGGCGCCGCCGCGACCCGCTCGAGCGGCTCGAGGCGCTGCTGCGCGCCGAGGGCGGCTGGGACGAGGAATGGGCTGCCGCGCTGCAGGCCGAGGCCGACGCGTACGGCGAGCGTCTGCGCGACGGCGTCCGCGCGCTCGGCGCCCCGCCGGCCGAGACCATGTTCGACAACGTCTACGCGACCGACCACGCGCAGGTGACCGCCGAGCGCGCCTGGTTCCGCGAGTACGAGGCCGCGACGGCCGGCGAGGAGGTCGCCCGGTGA